In a genomic window of Bacteroidetes bacterium SB0662_bin_6:
- the dnaX gene encoding DNA polymerase III subunit gamma/tau gives MSEQRYLVTARKYRPQRFDELVAQEHVTETLRNAIRLDRLAHAYLFSGPRGVGKTTAARILAKAINCTTAPEERDGQAEPCRACEQCRTFEEGRSLNVIEIDAASNNRVDDIRDLRETVRIPPQGARRKVYIVDEVHMLSTAAFNALLKTLEEPPPHVLFIFATTEPHKVLPTILSRCQRFDFRRISVPEIVARLNDICKEENIRADEASLLLIARKGDGALRDALSVFDQAVSLCGSDIAYAELVKALGVVDIDRYFEVTDRIAARDMGGMLQLVENAIRAGHDLQEFLAGLTEHLRNLLVARTMENTELIEAAEATRKRYAEAVAPFSEMDLLRLLTLAANAESTLRNSIQPRLKVETILLNMAMVTLGADLREALAKIDRLEAAEPDRRSPGNANTKASASPRAPEKTTSTARKATASPLQKKQNAPAPRNADPDTPPGDPEPRAAPKAPPPRKDEHPSELAPPAALTPVTAPAETPEPVRQPDASPSIADTLFGDPLIPRDSIPTEDTLSTAGGQDIAAEVDTAVLETVETDAIVAPDENANPIATVWNDLLEHVKEDKIQIWSMLHRAQPEGYDEGIIHIAVPDDFHRRVLTERAGYITGQLKSLAKVPIHTIQCAVREDMNTSGPDGAAETAADFDPYEYMERKRKENPVVREIFDQFGGEPVW, from the coding sequence ATGTCCGAACAGAGGTATCTCGTCACCGCGCGCAAGTACCGCCCGCAGCGGTTCGACGAACTGGTGGCGCAGGAGCACGTCACGGAGACGCTCCGTAACGCGATCCGATTGGATCGGCTGGCTCACGCGTATCTTTTCAGCGGGCCGCGCGGCGTCGGCAAGACCACCGCAGCACGCATTCTGGCAAAGGCCATCAACTGCACCACCGCACCGGAAGAACGCGACGGGCAGGCGGAACCGTGCCGCGCCTGCGAGCAATGCCGCACGTTCGAGGAAGGACGCAGCCTGAACGTCATCGAGATCGACGCCGCCTCGAACAACCGCGTCGACGATATTCGCGACTTGAGGGAAACGGTGCGCATCCCCCCGCAGGGCGCCCGCCGCAAGGTGTACATCGTAGACGAGGTGCATATGCTCTCGACGGCAGCCTTCAATGCGCTCCTTAAAACCCTGGAAGAGCCGCCGCCGCATGTCCTCTTCATCTTCGCAACGACCGAGCCGCACAAAGTACTCCCCACCATTCTGTCCCGGTGCCAGCGGTTCGATTTTCGCCGTATTTCCGTACCCGAAATCGTTGCCCGGTTAAATGACATCTGCAAAGAGGAAAATATCCGCGCAGACGAAGCCTCCCTGCTGCTCATTGCACGCAAGGGGGATGGCGCGCTCCGGGATGCGCTGTCGGTATTCGATCAGGCCGTTTCGCTGTGCGGTTCGGACATCGCCTACGCAGAGCTCGTCAAGGCGCTTGGCGTGGTAGACATCGACCGGTATTTCGAAGTGACAGATCGGATCGCCGCGCGCGATATGGGAGGAATGCTGCAACTGGTCGAAAACGCGATCCGGGCCGGGCATGACCTCCAGGAGTTTCTTGCCGGACTGACGGAGCACCTGCGCAATCTTCTTGTTGCGCGCACGATGGAGAATACGGAACTGATCGAGGCGGCGGAAGCGACCCGGAAACGCTATGCCGAGGCGGTGGCGCCTTTTTCGGAAATGGACCTGCTGCGTCTTCTGACGCTCGCTGCCAATGCGGAAAGCACGCTCAGAAACAGTATCCAGCCGCGCCTGAAGGTAGAAACCATCCTGCTGAACATGGCGATGGTCACACTGGGTGCAGACCTGCGCGAGGCGCTTGCAAAAATAGATCGGCTGGAAGCCGCAGAACCGGACAGGCGGTCTCCCGGTAACGCAAACACCAAGGCGTCGGCAAGCCCGCGCGCGCCGGAAAAAACGACATCGACTGCGCGCAAAGCCACGGCCTCACCTCTCCAAAAAAAACAAAACGCCCCGGCGCCCCGTAACGCCGACCCGGATACGCCCCCGGGCGATCCCGAACCCAGGGCCGCGCCGAAAGCACCGCCCCCCCGGAAAGACGAGCATCCTTCGGAATTGGCGCCGCCTGCGGCGCTGACTCCCGTGACCGCGCCTGCAGAAACCCCCGAGCCTGTCCGGCAACCCGATGCCTCCCCCTCCATTGCCGACACCCTGTTCGGCGACCCCCTGATTCCACGCGACAGCATCCCGACCGAAGACACACTGAGTACCGCTGGCGGGCAGGATATCGCAGCCGAAGTAGACACCGCCGTCCTTGAAACGGTCGAAACGGACGCCATCGTCGCCCCGGATGAAAATGCGAACCCCATTGCAACCGTCTGGAACGATCTGCTGGAGCACGTCAAGGAGGATAAAATACAGATATGGTCCATGCTGCATCGCGCGCAGCCGGAAGGATACGACGAGGGCATCATTCACATCGCTGTCCCGGACGACTTCCACCGGCGTGTACTGACCGAACGCGCCGGCTACATAACCGGGCAACTGAAGTCATTGGCGAAGGTGCCGATCCACACGATTCAATGTGCAGTACGCGAAGACATGAACACCTCCGGACCAGACGGCGCCGCCGAAACCGCCGCCGATTTTGATCCGTACGAATACATGGAACGCAAACGCAAGGAAAATCCGGTGGTGCGCGAAATTTTCGACCAGTTCGGGGGTGAACCCGTCTGGTGA
- a CDS encoding iron ABC transporter permease, translating to MLTRRGSTLLAVPVLLILAVYVLYPSLRTFELGLTAENYSRLFSSWSSANVRALFNSVFISVATVLGGGILGTTLAWCFHRFRFPLRGTLMAVAAFPLALPPLVGVLAFLFLYGESGILPRVLQDIFRLANAPFAFEGLSAVWLVHVYAMYVYFYLFVLSALRNVDKSLPEASADLGASGATTFRRVILPQLRPALAGAALLVFMISMASFTAPLLFAGTESFLTLQIYNYKTNGNLPLSAAVSVLLTAICLLFLFLLESRRRRSVQGAAKGVAAPPVPVRSGAGRIVAVAAALPMLAFLLLPVATVVLISFAQEGSWTWQIFPTAYTFDNYAALFRDPDVLDPIWNSLRMALLATAGNIVFGVGAALYIAKGKIPGRGLARLLTALPFAIPGTVIAVNLIVTFNEPTLPALNTILVGGFWILPLAYFIRHIPFVVRSTTAALEQFDDRLAEASADLGARFATTFRRIVLPAISPGIWAGALLTFVASVGEFVSSIMLYVFDNRPISVEILAQLRLYDFGAAAAYSVFLMLLIGLATVAVGRSGTSIV from the coding sequence ATGTTAACGCGCCGAGGGTCTACGCTCCTTGCCGTTCCCGTCCTGCTCATACTTGCAGTGTACGTGCTCTACCCGAGCCTGCGTACGTTCGAATTGGGGCTGACCGCGGAAAACTACTCCCGACTGTTTTCTTCCTGGTCGTCCGCAAACGTACGGGCCCTGTTCAATTCCGTATTCATCTCTGTGGCGACCGTGCTTGGGGGAGGTATACTTGGCACAACGCTGGCCTGGTGTTTTCATCGCTTCCGGTTCCCGCTGCGCGGTACGCTGATGGCGGTCGCCGCCTTCCCCCTTGCACTGCCTCCCCTTGTAGGCGTGCTTGCCTTTCTCTTCCTGTACGGCGAAAGCGGTATTCTCCCACGGGTGCTTCAGGATATCTTCCGTCTCGCCAATGCGCCGTTTGCATTCGAGGGCCTCTCCGCCGTCTGGCTCGTGCATGTCTATGCCATGTACGTCTATTTTTACCTGTTTGTGTTATCGGCGCTCCGCAACGTGGACAAGAGCCTGCCCGAAGCTTCCGCAGATCTTGGCGCCTCCGGGGCCACCACGTTCCGGCGCGTGATCCTGCCGCAACTGAGACCGGCGCTTGCCGGAGCGGCCCTGCTCGTTTTCATGATCTCCATGGCATCCTTCACGGCGCCACTCCTTTTCGCCGGCACAGAGAGTTTCCTGACGTTGCAGATTTACAACTACAAGACGAATGGCAACCTCCCTCTGTCGGCAGCTGTCTCCGTCCTGCTGACTGCGATCTGCCTGCTGTTTCTTTTTCTGCTCGAAAGCCGCCGCAGGCGTAGTGTACAGGGAGCAGCAAAAGGAGTCGCCGCTCCGCCGGTACCCGTTCGGAGCGGAGCCGGGCGGATCGTTGCCGTCGCAGCGGCTCTGCCCATGCTGGCGTTCCTGCTTTTGCCCGTGGCGACCGTCGTACTGATCTCGTTTGCACAGGAAGGGAGCTGGACCTGGCAGATTTTTCCGACGGCGTATACCTTCGACAATTATGCAGCGCTTTTCCGGGATCCGGACGTACTCGATCCCATCTGGAACAGCTTGCGCATGGCGCTTCTCGCGACCGCCGGAAACATTGTGTTCGGCGTCGGGGCCGCCCTGTACATCGCGAAGGGAAAAATCCCGGGGCGCGGACTGGCGCGCCTGCTCACGGCCCTCCCGTTCGCCATTCCGGGCACCGTGATCGCAGTAAACCTGATCGTCACCTTCAACGAACCTACCCTGCCTGCACTGAACACCATCCTCGTCGGAGGATTCTGGATTTTGCCGCTGGCGTATTTCATTCGCCACATCCCTTTCGTGGTACGCTCGACCACCGCAGCCCTCGAGCAATTCGACGACCGTCTTGCGGAAGCTTCCGCCGATCTCGGCGCCCGATTCGCCACCACGTTCCGCCGCATCGTGCTACCGGCCATCTCGCCGGGTATCTGGGCGGGCGCCCTGCTTACCTTCGTCGCATCGGTGGGCGAATTCGTTTCGTCCATCATGCTCTATGTTTTCGACAACCGTCCGATCAGCGTGGAAATTCTGGCTCAGTTACGCCTTTACGACTTCGGCGCCGCAGCAGCCTATAGCGTATTCCTGATGCTGTTGATCGGACTGGCCACCGTGGCTGTAGGAAGATCGGGCACATCCATTGTATAG
- a CDS encoding YbaB/EbfC family nucleoid-associated protein produces the protein MPDGVNMADMFGMVMEMQKKMKEAQENLASRTVTAESGGGMVKVTANGARRITNIRIEPGAVDPEDVELLEDLVVAGVNKALDEAEEMANKEMGGIAGAMLPPGMGLPGF, from the coding sequence ATGCCCGACGGCGTAAATATGGCCGACATGTTCGGCATGGTGATGGAAATGCAGAAGAAGATGAAGGAGGCACAGGAGAACCTTGCCTCCAGAACCGTAACGGCCGAGTCCGGCGGCGGCATGGTCAAGGTGACCGCCAACGGCGCTCGCCGCATCACGAATATCCGTATTGAGCCAGGGGCGGTCGATCCCGAAGACGTTGAATTGCTGGAAGATCTTGTCGTAGCCGGAGTAAACAAGGCGCTCGATGAAGCCGAGGAGATGGCGAACAAGGAAATGGGCGGCATTGCGGGCGCCATGCTCCCCCCGGGCATGGGCCTGCCTGGATTTTGA
- the recR gene encoding recombination protein RecR: MGFTSESVEALVEQFAKLPGIGRKTAQRLAAHVLKMSRAEIAELAHTLIRVKDTVKQCSVCCNVTDADPCAICSSPQRDHAVICLVEEANDVLAIERLNEYRGVYHVLGGAISPLDGIGPEDLHIAELLQRIDPTHEQATAPVSQNGRASAGENTEDAPVPNTRIPPKEIIFALNPTVEGDTTVYYLSQLLKPAGVRLTRIARGLPIGGDLEYADEATLARALEGRSAL, from the coding sequence ATGGGATTCACCTCCGAATCGGTTGAGGCGCTTGTCGAGCAGTTTGCCAAACTGCCTGGCATCGGGCGAAAGACGGCGCAGCGGCTGGCGGCCCACGTACTCAAAATGTCCCGCGCCGAGATCGCAGAACTGGCGCACACGCTGATCAGGGTCAAGGACACCGTCAAGCAATGTTCCGTCTGCTGCAACGTAACCGATGCAGACCCTTGCGCCATCTGCAGTTCACCACAACGCGACCATGCCGTAATTTGCCTCGTGGAAGAAGCCAATGACGTCCTGGCGATCGAGCGCCTCAATGAGTACCGGGGCGTATATCATGTACTGGGAGGGGCCATCTCGCCACTGGACGGCATAGGCCCGGAAGATCTCCATATCGCCGAACTCCTGCAACGCATCGACCCGACCCATGAGCAGGCCACTGCACCGGTATCGCAAAACGGGCGGGCGTCTGCCGGGGAGAACACAGAAGACGCACCCGTTCCGAATACACGTATCCCCCCAAAGGAAATTATTTTTGCACTGAATCCTACAGTGGAGGGAGACACCACGGTCTATTATCTCTCTCAATTGCTCAAACCCGCCGGCGTGCGCCTGACGCGCATTGCCCGGGGTCTGCCCATAGGGGGAGACCTCGAATACGCCGACGAAGCCACGCTGGCCCGCGCCCTTGAAGGCCGCAGCGCCCTCTGA
- a CDS encoding tetratricopeptide repeat protein, which yields MSLFAILLLLQSAAAPPVAQRAQDEAAGAAPPAVEQTQEPEASPEGLWAPSGKRDGRRGNDLYRQEAYDDAAAAYAGGIAILPDDAQPHLRYGLRNNLGAALLKSGNAESARQTFDQAIAEAGETGEEIDVARSAYNAGNAAFAVQDLEGALAYYRDSLLRNPDNEDARFNYEFVKRRIEEQEQQEQQNSQQQEQNQEQEQQESGNENSNNDQNEPQQDENESPQQQSGQNEQQDENEQPQNESPQEQEQQPQNRQTGEQQLSQAQAERILQALEQEEGNLLREIQRTEMRPHRVEKDW from the coding sequence ATGTCCCTTTTCGCTATCCTTCTGTTGCTGCAATCCGCGGCTGCGCCTCCTGTCGCACAGCGTGCGCAAGACGAAGCAGCGGGCGCCGCCCCGCCTGCTGTGGAGCAGACACAGGAACCCGAGGCATCACCCGAAGGACTGTGGGCGCCAAGCGGCAAACGGGACGGACGACGCGGTAACGACCTGTACCGTCAGGAAGCCTACGACGATGCCGCGGCCGCCTATGCCGGCGGCATCGCCATCCTTCCCGACGATGCCCAACCGCATCTGCGCTATGGCCTGCGCAACAACCTTGGAGCAGCGCTCCTCAAGTCAGGCAACGCCGAATCCGCCCGCCAGACGTTCGATCAGGCCATTGCGGAAGCCGGGGAAACCGGCGAAGAAATCGACGTTGCCCGATCGGCCTATAATGCCGGCAACGCCGCTTTTGCCGTGCAGGACCTTGAGGGAGCACTCGCATACTACCGCGACAGCCTGCTTCGGAACCCGGATAATGAAGATGCCCGGTTCAACTACGAATTCGTGAAACGGCGCATCGAAGAGCAGGAACAACAGGAACAGCAAAACAGCCAGCAACAAGAACAGAATCAGGAACAGGAACAGCAGGAATCCGGCAACGAAAACAGCAACAACGACCAGAACGAACCGCAACAGGACGAAAACGAGTCGCCACAGCAGCAAAGTGGGCAGAATGAGCAGCAGGACGAAAACGAACAGCCACAAAACGAATCCCCACAGGAGCAGGAACAGCAACCACAGAACAGGCAAACCGGAGAACAGCAACTGAGCCAGGCCCAGGCCGAGCGTATCCTGCAGGCCCTGGAACAGGAAGAAGGCAACCTGCTACGGGAAATCCAGCGTACCGAGATGCGCCCGCACCGGGTGGAAAAAGACTGGTAG